From one Bordetella genomosp. 9 genomic stretch:
- a CDS encoding dicarboxylate/amino acid:cation symporter, producing MIEIDQTAVPRKQKFYQILYVQVLVAIVIGILLGYYKPDTAEAMRPLGDGFIKLVKLIIAPVIFLTVSTGIAGMNDLKRVGRVAGKAFIYFLVFSTIALIVGILVSHLVQPGAGMHVDPRTLDNKAVADYVTKAHDTTVTGFLMNVIPSSLAGPFVTGDILQVLFVSVLFGVALALVGERGKPILNLLNALAHPIFKMVAILMRAAPIGAFGAMAFTIGKYGIKSVINLAALVGTFYGTAILFVLIVLGAVARYNGFSIIKLVRYIREELLLVLGTSSSEAALPSLMQKMERAGCSKSVVGLVVPTGYSFNLDGTNIYMTMAALFIAQACDIHLSLGDQILLLLVAMLSSKGAAGVTGSGFITLAATLSVVPSLPVAGMALILGVDRFMSECRALTNLVGNATASVVVARWEGQLDKDALDAALNGRPAPASTQISEPAAVGR from the coding sequence ATGATCGAAATAGATCAAACCGCGGTACCGCGGAAGCAGAAGTTCTATCAGATTCTCTATGTGCAGGTATTGGTCGCCATCGTCATCGGCATCCTTCTCGGGTACTACAAGCCTGACACCGCGGAAGCCATGCGGCCGCTGGGAGACGGTTTCATCAAGCTGGTGAAACTGATCATCGCGCCGGTGATCTTCCTGACCGTCAGTACCGGCATCGCCGGCATGAACGACCTCAAGCGTGTGGGCCGCGTCGCGGGCAAGGCCTTCATCTACTTCCTGGTGTTCTCCACCATCGCGCTGATCGTCGGCATCCTGGTCAGTCACCTGGTGCAGCCGGGCGCGGGCATGCATGTGGATCCGCGCACACTGGACAACAAGGCCGTCGCCGATTACGTCACCAAGGCCCACGACACGACCGTCACCGGGTTCCTGATGAACGTCATCCCCAGTTCGCTGGCCGGACCGTTCGTCACGGGCGATATCCTGCAGGTGCTGTTCGTCTCGGTGTTGTTCGGCGTGGCGCTGGCCCTGGTCGGCGAACGCGGCAAGCCGATCCTGAATCTGCTGAACGCGCTGGCGCATCCCATCTTCAAGATGGTGGCCATCCTGATGCGCGCGGCGCCCATCGGCGCCTTCGGCGCGATGGCGTTCACCATCGGCAAGTACGGCATCAAGTCGGTGATCAACCTGGCCGCGCTGGTCGGCACGTTCTACGGCACGGCCATCCTGTTCGTGTTGATCGTGCTCGGCGCGGTGGCGCGCTACAACGGCTTTTCCATCATCAAGCTGGTGCGCTACATCCGCGAAGAGTTGCTGCTGGTGTTGGGTACCAGTTCTTCCGAAGCCGCGCTGCCCAGCCTGATGCAGAAGATGGAACGCGCCGGTTGCTCGAAGTCCGTCGTGGGCCTGGTGGTGCCCACCGGCTATTCGTTCAACCTGGACGGCACCAACATCTACATGACGATGGCGGCGCTGTTCATCGCCCAGGCTTGCGACATCCATCTGTCGCTGGGCGACCAGATCCTGCTGCTGCTGGTCGCCATGCTCAGCTCCAAGGGCGCGGCCGGGGTCACGGGCTCCGGTTTCATCACGCTGGCCGCCACATTGTCTGTCGTGCCCAGCCTGCCGGTCGCCGGCATGGCGTTGATCCTGGGCGTGGACCGCTTCATGTCCGAATGCCGGGCGCTGACCAACCTGGTCGGCAACGCCACGGCATCGGTGGTGGTGGCCCGTTGGGAAGGGCAATTGGACAAGGACGCCCTGGACGCCGCGCTGAACGGGCGTCCCGCGCCGGCGTCCACACAGATATCGGAACCCGCCGCCGTAGGCCGCTGA
- the rng gene encoding ribonuclease G, which translates to MPATQPDVYEDILINVTPFETRVAVVAQGSVQELHVERSIQRGHVGNIYLGRVVRVLPGMQSAFVDIGLERAAFIHIADLRENRAERSQGLTPTPIEKLLFEGQTLMVQVIKDPLGTKGARLSTQISMAGRMLVYLPHDPHIGISQKIDSENERTQLRERLSALMPEDEKGGFIVRTQAEGSTDEELRADLDYLRKLWSSVQAAARSHPAPTVLHQDLTLAQRVLRDMVGPHTGTIRVDSRTTTAELLEWARVYTPSVVDRIHHYSGERPLFDTANVDDEIQRALSRRVDLKSGGYLIVDQTEALTTVDVNTGGFVGGRNFDDTIFKTNLEAAQAIARQLRLRNLGGIVILDFIDMEDAEHRETVLAELRKALARDRTRMTVNGFTQLGLVEMTRKRTRDSLAHQLCESCPTCQSRGHVRTARTICYEILREILREARQFNPKEFRILASQQVVDLFLEEESQHLAMLGDFVGKTVSLEVEATYTQEQYDLILI; encoded by the coding sequence ATGCCCGCCACCCAACCTGACGTATACGAAGACATCCTCATCAACGTCACGCCCTTCGAGACCCGCGTGGCGGTGGTCGCGCAGGGCTCCGTGCAGGAACTGCACGTGGAGCGCAGCATCCAGCGGGGCCACGTCGGGAACATCTACCTGGGCCGCGTGGTGCGCGTGCTGCCCGGCATGCAGAGCGCCTTCGTGGATATCGGCCTGGAACGCGCGGCCTTCATCCACATCGCCGACCTGCGCGAGAACCGCGCCGAACGCAGCCAGGGCTTGACGCCCACGCCGATCGAGAAGCTGTTGTTCGAGGGCCAGACCCTGATGGTGCAGGTCATCAAGGATCCGCTGGGGACCAAGGGGGCGCGGCTGTCGACCCAGATCAGCATGGCCGGGCGCATGCTGGTCTATCTGCCGCACGATCCGCATATCGGCATTTCGCAGAAGATCGACTCGGAAAACGAACGGACGCAGTTGCGCGAACGCCTGAGCGCCCTGATGCCGGAAGACGAAAAAGGCGGCTTCATCGTCCGCACCCAGGCCGAGGGATCCACGGACGAGGAACTGCGCGCCGACCTGGACTACCTGCGCAAGCTGTGGAGCAGCGTGCAGGCGGCCGCCCGCAGCCATCCGGCGCCCACCGTGCTGCACCAGGACCTGACGCTGGCGCAGCGCGTGCTGCGCGACATGGTGGGACCCCACACGGGCACCATACGCGTGGATTCGCGCACCACTACCGCCGAATTGCTGGAATGGGCGCGCGTGTATACCCCTTCGGTGGTGGACCGCATCCATCACTACAGCGGCGAGCGCCCGCTGTTCGATACGGCCAACGTGGACGATGAAATCCAGCGGGCGCTGTCGCGCCGCGTGGACCTGAAGTCCGGCGGCTACCTGATCGTCGACCAGACGGAAGCCCTGACCACGGTGGACGTGAACACGGGCGGCTTCGTGGGCGGACGCAATTTCGACGACACCATCTTCAAGACCAACCTGGAAGCGGCGCAGGCCATCGCGCGGCAGCTGCGGCTGCGCAACCTGGGCGGCATCGTGATCCTGGACTTCATCGATATGGAAGACGCGGAGCATCGCGAAACGGTGCTGGCCGAGCTGCGCAAGGCCCTGGCGCGCGACCGCACGCGCATGACGGTCAACGGATTCACGCAGCTGGGCCTGGTGGAGATGACGCGCAAGCGCACGCGCGATTCGCTGGCGCACCAGTTGTGCGAATCATGCCCGACCTGCCAGTCGCGCGGACACGTGCGCACCGCGCGCACCATCTGCTACGAAATCCTGCGTGAAATCCTGCGCGAGGCGCGGCAATTCAATCCCAAGGAATTCCGTATCCTCGCTTCCCAGCAGGTGGTCGACCTGTTCCTGGAAGAAGAAAGCCAGCACCTGGCGATGCTGGGAGACTTCGTGGGCAAGACGGTGTCGCTGGAAGTCGAGGCGACCTATACGCAGGAACAGTACGACCTGATCCTGATCTGA
- a CDS encoding DUF924 family protein yields the protein MSNTQQDLPADAAKVLEFWKDAGPRKWFAKDASFDAAFSGQFAALHLAAARRALDHWAATAPGVLALLILLDQYPRNAYRGTAHMYATDPLARFFARQAVEQGLDRQVEAEMLVFFYLPFEHSEDPDDQALSVQLAQRLDVRSRDFAILHRDIIARFGRFPHRNALLGRASTAQEQAFLEQGGFAG from the coding sequence ATGTCGAACACGCAACAGGACCTGCCGGCCGACGCCGCCAAGGTCCTGGAATTCTGGAAGGATGCGGGCCCGCGCAAATGGTTCGCCAAGGACGCCTCGTTCGACGCCGCGTTTTCCGGGCAATTCGCGGCGCTGCATCTGGCAGCCGCGCGCCGCGCGCTGGATCATTGGGCGGCCACGGCGCCAGGGGTGCTCGCCCTGCTGATCCTGTTGGATCAGTATCCCCGCAACGCCTACCGCGGCACCGCGCATATGTATGCCACCGATCCCCTGGCGCGATTCTTCGCCAGGCAGGCGGTGGAACAGGGACTGGACAGGCAGGTGGAAGCCGAGATGCTGGTCTTCTTCTATCTTCCGTTCGAGCATTCGGAAGACCCGGACGACCAGGCGCTCTCGGTGCAGCTGGCGCAGCGCCTGGATGTCCGCAGCAGGGATTTCGCCATTCTGCATCGCGACATCATCGCCCGCTTCGGCCGGTTTCCCCATCGCAACGCGCTGCTCGGCCGCGCCTCGACGGCGCAGGAGCAGGCATTTCTGGAGCAGGGCGGTTTCGCCGGCTAG
- a CDS encoding copper resistance CopC/CopD family protein yields the protein MRRIAAAFFLACLSVLSATAHAHAQLMEIVPADGTVLVAPPRDLILTFSEPVAPLVLTLLGPGGQTVQLDQAEIRDTTLSVGVPPQAPAGSYLFSWRVASADGHPVGGTLNFVVGTPDRQARAAAPPYHAPLLYPAIIVVSLALLAGLMFGIGGVAFDAWAAQYEAGGCRKHLPALLVAAVAAPVSLGLQGLDALGAPWSAVITRACWSAAMSTSYGGLVLIAEAAVLTGIFACVVASARGRRGLASLAMLLLGLALASSGHAATATSGMASRIAVFLHILAASTWLGALACLPILLLAGYGETPLRRFSRAALAIVVLLVATGLVLAWWQLREPADLWRTYFGRVLLAKLALVLALLALGAANRWRWTAAALRGNLDALRALVLNIRWEIALALAILFAVTLWRFAPPLAEPQALSMPVRHDTVALRGAGGAGEAHVVPGSNGHARVTIAITANDGSPLQPRELTTTFSMPRIGIEGIVRPARPADGDARGMWVVDDVPLVITGEWRIVVQALVPGRGGISLEGRTHIDAARQTAR from the coding sequence ATGAGACGAATCGCGGCGGCCTTTTTTCTCGCATGCCTTTCCGTGCTGTCCGCCACGGCGCACGCCCATGCGCAATTGATGGAAATCGTGCCGGCGGACGGCACCGTCCTCGTCGCGCCGCCGCGCGACCTCATCCTGACCTTCAGCGAACCGGTCGCGCCGCTGGTACTCACCCTGCTGGGCCCCGGCGGCCAGACGGTGCAACTGGACCAGGCCGAAATCCGCGACACGACACTGTCGGTGGGAGTGCCCCCGCAAGCCCCGGCGGGCAGCTATCTTTTCAGCTGGCGCGTCGCCTCCGCCGACGGCCATCCGGTGGGCGGCACCCTGAACTTCGTCGTGGGGACGCCCGATCGCCAGGCCCGCGCCGCCGCGCCGCCTTACCACGCGCCCTTGCTCTATCCGGCCATCATCGTGGTCTCGCTCGCGCTGTTGGCGGGCCTGATGTTCGGCATCGGCGGCGTGGCCTTCGATGCCTGGGCGGCGCAATACGAAGCGGGCGGCTGCCGCAAGCACCTGCCCGCGCTGCTGGTGGCGGCCGTCGCCGCGCCGGTGTCGCTGGGCCTGCAAGGCCTGGATGCGCTCGGGGCGCCCTGGTCGGCCGTGATCACGCGCGCCTGCTGGAGCGCGGCCATGAGCACATCCTACGGCGGGCTGGTCTTGATCGCGGAAGCCGCCGTGCTGACGGGGATTTTCGCTTGTGTCGTGGCTTCGGCGCGCGGGCGTCGCGGCCTGGCGTCGCTGGCCATGCTCCTGCTGGGCCTGGCGCTGGCGTCCAGCGGGCATGCGGCCACGGCCACGTCCGGCATGGCCTCGCGCATCGCCGTGTTCCTTCACATTCTTGCGGCTTCCACCTGGCTCGGGGCGCTGGCCTGCCTGCCGATCCTGCTGCTGGCGGGGTATGGCGAAACGCCGCTGCGCCGCTTTTCCAGGGCGGCGCTGGCCATCGTCGTCCTGCTGGTCGCCACCGGCCTGGTGCTGGCGTGGTGGCAATTGCGGGAACCGGCGGATTTGTGGCGCACGTACTTCGGCAGGGTGCTGCTGGCCAAGCTGGCGCTCGTGCTGGCGCTGCTGGCCCTGGGCGCGGCCAACCGATGGCGATGGACCGCCGCGGCCTTGCGCGGGAATCTGGACGCCTTGCGCGCCCTGGTCCTCAACATACGCTGGGAAATCGCGCTGGCCCTCGCCATCCTGTTCGCGGTCACGCTGTGGCGCTTCGCCCCGCCGCTGGCCGAGCCGCAAGCCCTGTCCATGCCGGTCCGGCACGATACGGTGGCGCTGCGGGGCGCCGGCGGCGCGGGAGAGGCCCACGTCGTTCCGGGTTCGAACGGCCATGCGCGCGTGACCATCGCCATCACGGCGAATGACGGCAGCCCGCTGCAACCCAGGGAATTGACCACCACCTTCTCCATGCCGCGCATAGGCATCGAAGGCATCGTTCGACCGGCCCGTCCCGCGGACGGCGACGCTCGCGGAATGTGGGTCGTCGACGACGTCCCCCTGGTCATCACGGGAGAATGGCGCATCGTGGTCCAGGCCCTGGTGCCGGGGCGCGGCGGCATTTCGCTGGAAGGGCGCACCCATATCGACGCGGCCCGCCAGACGGCCCGCTGA
- the msbA gene encoding lipid A export permease/ATP-binding protein MsbA, with amino-acid sequence MPCTDCIKARDFLDSANRTRPSGSHPVKAVLWKRIYSRVGTHWKALFLAVLLMAGAAGTQPTLAVIMKPLLDDGFSGDKPYYVWAIPLAVVGLILLRGICNFFSDYLLAWVANNVLRGIRQEMFDRLLGLPDEQFKRGDTGRLLNRFTIDAGNVTGYATDVITVLVRESLVVVALICVLLYMSWLLTLIILVMLPVSVLIARVFIRRLRKINRDTVNMNAELTRVVGEGIDGQRVIKLFDGYEYERSRFGYVNSRLRRFAMRSAIADAAMTPLTQVCIALSVAGIIAVALGQANAGTLTAGSFAAFMASLAQLFDPVKRLTNLAGRMQRMLVSAESVFTLIDEVPEQETGTRTLPEPIRGQVEFSGVCHRFPDAARDTVSDVSFVVNPGETVALVGRSGSGKTTLVNMLPRFVNPTAGRISIDGIDIQDLSFGSLRSHLSLVSQDVVLFDDTIAVNVGYGALGQASDQQVLEALEAANLRDFVEGLPKGIHTPVGENAARLSGGQRQRLAIARALIKNAPILILDEATSALDNESERQVQASLERLMKGRTTLVIAHRLSTVQNADRIVVLDAGKVMEQGRHEELLAANGLYASLYRMQFRDAE; translated from the coding sequence ATGCCCTGCACGGATTGTATAAAAGCGAGAGATTTCTTGGATTCTGCCAATCGCACCAGGCCGTCCGGATCGCATCCGGTCAAGGCCGTGCTCTGGAAACGTATTTATTCGCGCGTCGGCACCCACTGGAAGGCCCTGTTCCTGGCGGTCCTGCTGATGGCCGGCGCCGCCGGCACCCAACCGACGCTGGCCGTCATCATGAAGCCCCTGCTGGACGACGGCTTCAGCGGCGACAAGCCCTATTATGTCTGGGCCATCCCGCTGGCCGTGGTGGGCCTCATCCTCCTGCGCGGGATCTGCAATTTCTTCAGCGACTACCTGCTGGCCTGGGTGGCCAACAACGTGCTGCGCGGCATCCGCCAGGAAATGTTCGACCGGCTGCTCGGGCTGCCCGACGAGCAGTTCAAGCGGGGCGATACCGGCCGCCTGCTGAACCGGTTCACCATCGATGCCGGCAACGTCACAGGCTACGCCACCGACGTCATCACCGTGCTGGTGCGCGAAAGCCTGGTCGTGGTGGCGCTCATCTGCGTGCTGCTGTACATGTCCTGGCTACTGACGCTGATCATCCTGGTCATGCTGCCGGTCTCCGTGCTGATCGCCCGCGTCTTCATCCGGCGCCTGCGCAAGATCAACCGTGACACGGTCAACATGAATGCCGAACTCACGCGCGTGGTGGGCGAAGGCATCGACGGCCAGCGTGTCATCAAGCTGTTCGACGGCTACGAATACGAACGCAGCCGTTTCGGCTACGTCAATTCGCGCCTGCGCCGCTTCGCCATGCGCAGCGCCATCGCCGACGCCGCGATGACGCCCCTGACCCAGGTCTGCATCGCCTTGTCCGTCGCCGGGATCATTGCCGTCGCGCTGGGCCAGGCCAATGCCGGCACGCTGACGGCCGGCAGCTTCGCCGCCTTCATGGCCTCGCTGGCGCAGCTGTTCGACCCGGTCAAGCGGCTGACCAATCTGGCCGGCCGCATGCAGCGCATGCTGGTTTCCGCCGAAAGCGTGTTCACCTTGATCGACGAAGTCCCCGAGCAAGAAACCGGCACCCGGACGCTGCCCGAGCCGATCCGCGGCCAGGTCGAATTCAGCGGCGTGTGCCACCGGTTCCCCGACGCCGCCCGCGATACGGTCAGCGATGTCTCGTTCGTCGTGAATCCCGGCGAAACGGTGGCCCTGGTGGGCCGATCCGGCAGCGGCAAGACCACGCTGGTGAACATGTTGCCGCGGTTCGTCAATCCGACCGCCGGTCGGATATCCATCGACGGCATCGACATCCAGGACCTGAGCTTCGGCAGCCTGCGTTCGCATCTGTCGCTGGTCAGCCAGGACGTGGTGCTGTTCGACGACACCATCGCGGTCAACGTCGGCTACGGCGCCCTGGGCCAGGCCAGCGACCAGCAGGTGCTGGAAGCCCTGGAAGCCGCCAACCTGCGCGATTTCGTCGAAGGCCTGCCCAAGGGCATCCACACCCCGGTCGGCGAAAACGCCGCGCGCCTGTCCGGCGGCCAGCGCCAGCGGCTGGCCATCGCGCGGGCGCTGATCAAGAATGCGCCCATCCTGATCCTGGACGAAGCCACCTCCGCCCTGGATAACGAATCCGAGCGCCAGGTGCAGGCTTCGCTGGAGCGCCTGATGAAGGGTCGCACCACCCTGGTGATCGCCCACCGGCTTTCCACCGTGCAGAACGCCGACCGCATCGTGGTCCTGGACGCCGGCAAGGTCATGGAGCAGGGCCGTCACGAAGAACTGCTGGCGGCCAACGGCCTGTACGCCTCGCTCTACCGCATGCAGTTCCGCGACGCCGAATAG